CCACGTAGTCGCGTAGCCCTAAATTGCGCAGGCGCAGCAGCATCGGCTTACAGCAAGAACAGGGTAGCGAGTCCCAGGAAGATGAAGAAGCCCATGCTGTCGGTGATCGCCGTGAGCAGGACACTAGTGCCAACGGCGGGGTCCAGCCGCAACCGGTAACGCAGGAGCGGGATGGCCAAGCCCATCATGGCGGCCACCAGCAGATTCAGCATCATGGCGATGGACATGACCACGCCCAGTTGCCCGTCGTGATAAATCAGATAGGCCACCAGGCCGATCAGGGAGCCCCAGACCGTTCCGTTGAGCAGGGCGATGAGGAGTTCCTTGACGAGCAGCTTGCGCACGTTGGCACCGCTGATCAAATCGAGCGCCAGCGAACGTACGATCAGGGTGCTGGTCTGTGTCCCTGTGTTGCCGCCGATGCCGGCGACGATGGGCATCAGCGAGGCCAGGGCGACGATATGCGCGATGGTGCTTTCGAACAAGCCGATGACGCGGGTGCTCAGAAAGGCCGTGATCAGGTTGATTCCCAACCAAAACCAGCGGTTCTTGAGACTTTTCCAGATGCCGGAGAAAAGGTCTTCTTCTTCCAGCAGACCCGCCTGAGTCAGCATGTCCTCGGCGGACTGCTGTCGGATGTAGTCGACGATGGCGTCCACACGCAGACGCCCTTGAAGCTTGCCCTCATCGTCTACAACCGGGGCGGTCAGCAGATCGTAACGCTCGAAGGCGCGGGCGGCGTCGCCGGCCTCGTCGCGCAGGCGGAAGCTGACCACTTCCTTGGCCATGACGTCGTTGACGCGGTACTCCGGGCTATTGACCAGCAAGCGCTTCAGCGGCAGAACACCCTTGAGAATATTGCGCTCGTCCACCACGAACAGCTTGTCGGTGTGCTCCGGCAGGTCGCCGCGCCGGCGCAGATAGCGCAGGACGACTCCCAGGGAAATGTCGTCGCGGATGGTCACCATGCTGAAATCCATGAGGGCGGCAACCGTATCTTCCTCATGGGCCAGGACCGACTCGAGCTGTGCCCTGCCCTGATCATTGAGGGATTCCAGAATCTCCTGGAGTACTTCCTCGGGCAGGTCCGGCGCGAGGTCGGCAATCTCGTCGGTGTCCAGCTGCTCGGTGGCGGTCAGCAGCTCCTCGGTGTCCATGTCCGAAATGAGCGTCTGGCGCACCGCATCGGAAACGTCCAGCAGGATCTGGCCATCCAGCTCGGATTTGACCAGATTCCACACGGTCAGGCGCGGTTCGAGCGGCAGTGCCTCGAGGATGTATGCCACGTCCGCCGCATGGAGATCGTCCAGCTTTTGCTTGAGCGCCACCTGGTGGCGCTTGTGCAGGAGGGTTTCGACCAGGTCCTGCCTCGGCATGGACTGCTGGTGTACGATGGTTTCCTCAAGCTTTTGCTTGTTCAGCAGCTCGACCACCTCGTCGAGGTGTTGCCTGAGCAGATCTTCGGTAGGCGTGGTGTTCTGGTCCATGGGGCCGGCTTGAGGGTGATGGCGCTGCTGAGCGGCGGTATCGTGTCCAATGATGCCAGTCTAGCGCAGGTGGCTTAACGGCAGCTTAAGATGACCGTGCGGGTTCTCCTCCCTTTGGCGGTCGGCGTGACCGGATTGGCTTTTGCGTTGTCATAACACCATGACGATATCCGGACTTGAACTCAGCTCCCGGTAGATGGCGTCGAGCTGTTCCTGGCTGCGAGCGTGCAGGTTCACGGTCACCGCCAGATATCGTCCACCCTTGCTGGAACGGCTCGCTACCGCCGTGTCGGGCAGGTCCGGCGCATGCCGCCGCACGATCGCCGCCACCCGTTGTGCAAAGTCTTCGCTTCCGCTACCGAAGACTTTGATGGGAAACTCGCAGGGAAATTCCAGCAGTGGCCGTCCGCTCTCCTTGGTCATAGGCCCTGGCGCAGACGCAGCTTGTGTTCCTGGTAGAGGCTGTTCATGCGCTGCCAGACAGGCCCAGGCGCGCCGTCGCCCACGGGGCTCTGGTCGAGCATGACCACGGGCAGGATTTCGCGGGTGGAACTGGTTACCCAGACCTCGCTGGCGGCCCGGAGTTCATTCAGTGATATGGGCCTTTCCTCGCAGGGAATACCATTTGCGTGGGCAATTTCCACGGTTAGGTCGCGGGTGATGCCGGGCAAGATGTCGTTGCCCTTGGGTGGGGTGACGATAGTGCCGCCGGAAACCACGAACAAATTGCTGGCCGCACCTTCTATCGCCTGGCCGTCGCGCACCAGGATGGCTTCCGCGCAGCCGGCATCCACCGCCTGTTGCCGCTGTAGCACGTTCGCCAACAGCGTGATCGCCTTGATGTGACACCACTGCCAGCGTATGTCCGGCACGGTAATGGCGCAGACCCCGGAGGCTGGAATAGGCGCGATGGGCGTGCACATGGCGAACACGGTCGGCGGCGTGTTCTTGGGAAATGCGTGATCGCGCTTCGGCGGCGCGCCCCGGGTTACCTGCAGATAGATCGACTGGTCCTCGGTGCCGTCGACCAGACGGGCAAAGATTGCCTCCCAGTCCGAGGTCGCCAGGGGGGATTCCATGCGTATGCCTTCCAGGCTGTTCTCCAGCCGCTGCAGATGTTCCGCCAGGCGAAAGGGTTTGCCCCCGTAGACCGGGATGACTTCGTACACGCCGTCACCAAACAGGAAGCCGCGGTCGAGCACCGAAATCTTTGCTGACTCGATGGGAAGGAAATCGCCGTTGAGGTAGACAATCTGGGTCATGGTGTCTTATTTGAAGTACAGGCGGACGGAATCGATGGCTCGCCGGAAAATGCCGCCTTCGCCAACCGCTTGCATGGCGACCAGGTCGGTTTCGGCCACGGGCTGGTCGTTGAGGGCGACCTTGATCTGGCCCAGCTTCGCGCCTTTTTCCACCGGCGCGGTGACGGAATTACCGATCTCCATGGAGGCCTTGAGGTTCTGGTATTGGCCGCGCGGATAGGTCACGTAGAAATCGCGGGTCAAGCCCAGCGGGAGTTCGGTGATTTCCCCCTTCCACACCCGCGCTTCCGCCAGCTTCTCATTGGCCTTGTAAAGCGGGCGTGTTTCAAAGAAGCGGAACCCGTAATTGAGCAAGGCCTGATTGGCGTTCGCTCTTTCGTTGTCGCTATTGGTGCCCAGCACCACGGAGATCAGGCGCATGTTGTCGCGCAGCGCCGAGGTGACCAGGCAGAAGCCGGCGGTCGAGGTGTGGCCGGTCTTGACTCCGTCGACGGTCGGGTCACGCCACAGCAGCCGGTTACGGTTCACCTGCTTGATGTTGTTGTACAGGAACTCCTTGATGGAATGCCATTTGTAATACTCGGGAAACTCCTCGATCATGGTCCGGGTCAGCACCGCCAGGTCGCGCGCTGTGGTGTAGTGCTCCGGATCGGGCAGGCCCATGCTGTTCTTGTAATGGGTGTTCTTCATCCCCAGGCGTTCGGCATTTTGATTCATCATCTGCGCGAACACGGCCTCATCGCCCGCCACGTGCTCGGCCAGGGCCACGCTGGCATCATTGCCCGACTGCACGATCATGCCTTTGAGCAGACTCTCGACCGGAATCTGCGCGCCCACCTGTGCGAACATCCGCGAACCTTCGGTACGCCAGGCCTTTTCGCTCACGGTCACCATGTCGTCCAGCTTGAGATTGCCCTTGGCCAGTTCAGTAAACACCACGTAGGCGGTCATGATCTTGGTCAGGCTGGCCGGCTCCAGACGCTGGTCGGCATCCTTCTCCGCCAGGACGCGGCCACTGTTGAAGTCCATCAGCAGGTAGGCCTTGGCTCCCACTTCCGGGGGAGCGGGAATCTGGATCGGATCGGCGGAATGGGTGGGGCGGGCAAGGGTGAGCAGGGTGAAGAGCAGTACGGGAACAAATGAGCGCATCCGGTCAATCCTCTCAGGCTGTTCGCTATCGTTCGTTCGATGGGGTAGCGGCGCCATTGTAGCATGCTGGGACCGCCACGTTCGCGGGTCCTGCCTGCCGGGACGGCATCAGCGCCAGTTTGACGCACACCCCGGCCGGAGGCGGCCAGGGAGTGCGTTGAGTGCCCACTTGCTTCGGGAATTCTGTGGCTAGGCACTACCCCTGGGTCAGCGTGAAGCTTCAGGCTTGCCGCCAGTTGGCATCGGCGGCATCGGTCGATGGGCCACGTTAACGCAGAACGTTGGTGGTTTCCTGGGCGACAGCCCGAAAACGCTTCGGTTTTCTGGAGCCTGCCACCTGTGCCGTAAAGGTCACCTGGACTTTGTTGCGATAGACGCCCTGCTTGCGCGCGGTGAGCTTGATCTCCACTGTCCACGTGTTTCCGGCTGCGAGGCTGTCCAGCTTGCACACCACTTTGGTTTTCCCTTTGCAGGCGCCCTGGCTGGCCACAACGGATTCCAGCCGGGCTTTCGCGGACAGGACGTCGGTCAGCTTGACCTTATTGGCTTGAGTGGCGCCTTTATTGGTGAAGCTCAGGGTGTAGGTATAGCTTTGGCCCACCAAGACCGGATCCTGGGATTCGGACTGGCTTAGACCCTCGGCGGCGATGGGACCCTGAGGCTTGCCGGGTGTTGCGGTTCTGGAAGGCAAACCAACGGCGAAGGATTTGGCGAAGTAGATCAGGGGGCCTTGTCCAGTGTCAGCGAAATTGCTGAGCAAGCTGCGCGCCCCGGTGGCCGGATCGATGGCCTGGATGCCGCCCAATCCCGCCGTGTTGGCATTACCGTCGTCCAGGACCAATAGCCTGCCGTCCTGGGCCCAAACCTGGGCACGGGGCATGCCAAGCACAGGCCCCTGGGATGTGGCACCGAAATCGCTCAGCAGGCGGCGTTCGCCGGTTTCCGTATTCACCGTGTCGAGGTTGAAACGCAGCTGGTCTACATTGAATTGATCGGAGCAAAAGAGCAGATTGGAAGCGCCTTTCAAGCCGCCCTCCGCAAACTCGGGGCCGGCCCCGCACCCCAAGGCGTTGTTCGGAACCACAGTCCCGGCAGGCACCTGAGAGACGATGGAACGGCGCCCCGTCTCGGGATTGATCTCCAGCAGGGACGCGCTGGCCGAGACACCCGTTTCGGTGGCGAAAAGGCCGCCTTGCGGGTCAAGTCCCAGGAAATAGGTGAATGCAGGGCCTTGATTCGAGTCGGACGGATCGCTGAAAAGGCTTCTCTTGCCGCTTATCGGGTCTATGGCGATGATGACGCCACCCGCCGAGTTTTCGTGGATCAGGAGGCGTCCCCCTGGCGTGGCCACAAGGCGCGTAAATGAGGTGCCTCGGCCGCCGATTGTCGGCCCGAATGAGGGGTCGGCTAATGGGCTGAGCAGCTGCCGGTCGCCAGTGGCCGGGTCAATGCTGTAGAGCGATTCCCGTAGTACAGGGTCGGGATGCTCTGCCGCCATGACATAGATCGTGCCAGCCGCAGACACGGCGACACCGTTCCAAAACGTGCCGCCACGGTTGCGTGATTCTGCCGACTGGGCATTGCCGGCTAAGGCGTCGCGTTGTGCATCCGCCTCGCTATAGGCGCTGAGCAGGGTCCGTTGTCCGGTGGCGAGATCCACCCGAAACGCCGCATCGCACGCCGGGCCAACGGATCCGTCGCACCAGGAACCGATGACGATGGCTTCTTCAGCCATGCATGTGGCCGCGCCCGTCGCGAGCAGCGCCGTGGCCAGGCCGGCGATCATGGTGGTGTTGCAGCGGTTGTGTGTTGTCATCGAAACCTCCTTTGGAATCGTGGACACGGGGGTGTCCGCGCTTGGCAAAAGTTCCGACTCTACCATGGGAGGCCGGTGTGGTCGTTCGAGTTTGTCTTACGCGCGCCGATTAACGGCAGGGAGAGCGATGCTGCGGAAGCCGCCGCCGGACTCACGAAGCCAGCAGCCTGCGGTGGGTCTGGATGGACATCAGCATGCCGAAGCCGGCCATTAGGGTCACCATGGACGTTCCGCCGTAGCTGACCAGCGGCAAAGGCACGCCGACCACCGGCAGGATGCCGATCACCATGCCCGTGTTCACAAACACGTAGATGAAGAAGGTGATGGTCATGGCCCCGGCCAGGATGCGGCAGAACTTGTCCTGGGCCTGCACCGCGATGTAGAAGCAGCGCGCCAGGATGAACAGGTAGATGGCCAGCAAGCCCAGGCATCCCAACAGACCGAACTCTTCGGCGAACACGGCGAATATGAAGTCCGTGGAGCGTTCCGGCAGGAATTCCAGATGGGATTGAGTTCCGTGCAGCCAGCCCTTGCCATAGATCCCTCCGGAACCGATGGCGATCTTGGACTGGATGATGTGGTAGCCGCGTCCCAGGGGGTCCGCCTCTGGATTCAGGAACATGAGCACCCGATCGCGTTGGTAGTCGTGCATGAAATGCCACATGACCGGCAGCAGGCTGCCTCCCAGCGCGGCGATGGCGACGATGTAGCTCCACTGGATGCCGGCAAAGAACAGCACGGCGGCGCCCGATACACCGACGAGGAAGGCGGTGCCCAGGTCCGGTTGCTTGGCGATCATGGCCGTGGGCAGCAGAATCAGGATGCCGGCGATGGCCACCTCCGAAAACCGGGGCGGCGTAGGCCGGGAAGCAAGGAACCATGCCAGCATCAGCGGCGTGGAGAGTTTGGTCAATTCCGAAGGCTGGAAGCGGATGACGCCGAGATCCAGCCACCGCCTGGCGCCCAGCGACACCTCGCCGAACAGCATGACGGCCAGCAAAAGCATGATTCCAAGCAGGTACAGCGCCGGGCTGTAAAGAATAAGGTAACGGGGATGGATCTGGGCGACGACCAGCATCACGCCGAGTGCGAGCCCGAGGCGGGCCGCCTGACGCAGCACCACGCCCAGGTCCTGGCCGC
This Methyloterricola oryzae DNA region includes the following protein-coding sequences:
- a CDS encoding DUF11 domain-containing protein gives rise to the protein MTTHNRCNTTMIAGLATALLATGAATCMAEEAIVIGSWCDGSVGPACDAAFRVDLATGQRTLLSAYSEADAQRDALAGNAQSAESRNRGGTFWNGVAVSAAGTIYVMAAEHPDPVLRESLYSIDPATGDRQLLSPLADPSFGPTIGGRGTSFTRLVATPGGRLLIHENSAGGVIIAIDPISGKRSLFSDPSDSNQGPAFTYFLGLDPQGGLFATETGVSASASLLEINPETGRRSIVSQVPAGTVVPNNALGCGAGPEFAEGGLKGASNLLFCSDQFNVDQLRFNLDTVNTETGERRLLSDFGATSQGPVLGMPRAQVWAQDGRLLVLDDGNANTAGLGGIQAIDPATGARSLLSNFADTGQGPLIYFAKSFAVGLPSRTATPGKPQGPIAAEGLSQSESQDPVLVGQSYTYTLSFTNKGATQANKVKLTDVLSAKARLESVVASQGACKGKTKVVCKLDSLAAGNTWTVEIKLTARKQGVYRNKVQVTFTAQVAGSRKPKRFRAVAQETTNVLR
- a CDS encoding HP0495 family protein; translation: MTKESGRPLLEFPCEFPIKVFGSGSEDFAQRVAAIVRRHAPDLPDTAVASRSSKGGRYLAVTVNLHARSQEQLDAIYRELSSSPDIVMVL
- a CDS encoding D-amino acid aminotransferase — encoded protein: MTQIVYLNGDFLPIESAKISVLDRGFLFGDGVYEVIPVYGGKPFRLAEHLQRLENSLEGIRMESPLATSDWEAIFARLVDGTEDQSIYLQVTRGAPPKRDHAFPKNTPPTVFAMCTPIAPIPASGVCAITVPDIRWQWCHIKAITLLANVLQRQQAVDAGCAEAILVRDGQAIEGAASNLFVVSGGTIVTPPKGNDILPGITRDLTVEIAHANGIPCEERPISLNELRAASEVWVTSSTREILPVVMLDQSPVGDGAPGPVWQRMNSLYQEHKLRLRQGL
- a CDS encoding D-alanyl-D-alanine carboxypeptidase family protein is translated as MRSFVPVLLFTLLTLARPTHSADPIQIPAPPEVGAKAYLLMDFNSGRVLAEKDADQRLEPASLTKIMTAYVVFTELAKGNLKLDDMVTVSEKAWRTEGSRMFAQVGAQIPVESLLKGMIVQSGNDASVALAEHVAGDEAVFAQMMNQNAERLGMKNTHYKNSMGLPDPEHYTTARDLAVLTRTMIEEFPEYYKWHSIKEFLYNNIKQVNRNRLLWRDPTVDGVKTGHTSTAGFCLVTSALRDNMRLISVVLGTNSDNERANANQALLNYGFRFFETRPLYKANEKLAEARVWKGEITELPLGLTRDFYVTYPRGQYQNLKASMEIGNSVTAPVEKGAKLGQIKVALNDQPVAETDLVAMQAVGEGGIFRRAIDSVRLYFK
- the rodA gene encoding rod shape-determining protein RodA yields the protein MAEEPFISFSSHQQASQGWLQKLHIDLPLLGGLMVLAGAAFIILYSSGGQDLGVVLRQAARLGLALGVMLVVAQIHPRYLILYSPALYLLGIMLLLAVMLFGEVSLGARRWLDLGVIRFQPSELTKLSTPLMLAWFLASRPTPPRFSEVAIAGILILLPTAMIAKQPDLGTAFLVGVSGAAVLFFAGIQWSYIVAIAALGGSLLPVMWHFMHDYQRDRVLMFLNPEADPLGRGYHIIQSKIAIGSGGIYGKGWLHGTQSHLEFLPERSTDFIFAVFAEEFGLLGCLGLLAIYLFILARCFYIAVQAQDKFCRILAGAMTITFFIYVFVNTGMVIGILPVVGVPLPLVSYGGTSMVTLMAGFGMLMSIQTHRRLLAS
- the mgtE gene encoding magnesium transporter translates to MDQNTTPTEDLLRQHLDEVVELLNKQKLEETIVHQQSMPRQDLVETLLHKRHQVALKQKLDDLHAADVAYILEALPLEPRLTVWNLVKSELDGQILLDVSDAVRQTLISDMDTEELLTATEQLDTDEIADLAPDLPEEVLQEILESLNDQGRAQLESVLAHEEDTVAALMDFSMVTIRDDISLGVVLRYLRRRGDLPEHTDKLFVVDERNILKGVLPLKRLLVNSPEYRVNDVMAKEVVSFRLRDEAGDAARAFERYDLLTAPVVDDEGKLQGRLRVDAIVDYIRQQSAEDMLTQAGLLEEEDLFSGIWKSLKNRWFWLGINLITAFLSTRVIGLFESTIAHIVALASLMPIVAGIGGNTGTQTSTLIVRSLALDLISGANVRKLLVKELLIALLNGTVWGSLIGLVAYLIYHDGQLGVVMSIAMMLNLLVAAMMGLAIPLLRYRLRLDPAVGTSVLLTAITDSMGFFIFLGLATLFLL